One Osmerus eperlanus chromosome 23, fOsmEpe2.1, whole genome shotgun sequence DNA segment encodes these proteins:
- the cckar gene encoding cholecystokinin receptor type A isoform X1: METFTLHEMLINSTNLYKILCDFGIKNVSECDNENYTTPEPKDIDQTVRIFLYSLIFLLCVLGNSLVIAVLVRNRRMRTVTNLFLLSLAASDLMLCLFCIPFTLIPNLMKDFVFGSGICKVVMYFMGVSVTVSTFNLVAISLERYSAICNPLTSRTWQTKSHAAKVISATWVVAFLLMLPYPISSKLVPFTRINNSTGNMCRLVWPSDVIQQSWYVSLLLLLFLIPGIVMMTAYGLISLELYRGIKVETTNRKPSRERQSSTSSVKPGDSDGCYLQPSKKKKAELAHQQSLVSTVSTGNTSSAASSTKAKLSRVCSNSSASNLMAKKRVVRMLLVIVCLFFLCWMPIFAVNAWRAFDRRSADRLLSGTPISFIHLLSYTSACVNPIIYCFMNKRFRQGILSTFACCRCPSRRGAALERGGLGGMGRGGRWWGLGGKGGSRSGAENGQVPPGAGSTRFTYSSVRGSAQA, encoded by the exons acatAGACCAGACGGTACGCATCTTCCTCTAcagcctcatcttcctcctgtgCGTCCTGGGCAACAGCCTCGTCATCGCCGTGCTGGTCCGGAACCGCCGCATGCGAACCGTCACCAACCTATTCCTGCTGTCCCTGGCAGCCAGCGACCTGATGCTCTGCCTCTTCTGCATCCCCTTCACCCTGATCCCCAACCTCATGAAGGACTTTGTCTTCGGCAGTGGCATCTGTAAGGTGGTCATGTACTTCATGG GTGTCTCCGTGACCGTGTCTACATTTAACCTGGTGGCCATCTCCCTGGAGCGCTACAGCGCCATCTGTAACCCGCTGACCTCACGCACCTGGCAGACCAAGTCCCACGCCGCCAAGGTCATCTCGGCCACCTGGGTGGTGGCCTTCCTATTGATGCTGCCCTATCCCATCTCCAGCAAGCTGGTGCCCTTCACCCGCATCAACAACAGCACCGGCAACATGTGTCGACTGGTGTGGCCCAGTGATGTCATCCAACAGTCCTG GTACGTGTCACTGTTGCTGCTGCTCTTCCTGATCCCGGGCATCGTGATGATGACAGCGTATGGACTCATCTCCCTGGAGCTCTACAGGGGCATCAAGGTTGAGACAACCAACCGCAAACCGAGCCGGG AACGCCAGTCCAGTACGAGCAGCGTCAAACCAGGCGACAGCGATGGCTGCTACCTCCAGCCcagcaagaagaagaaggcgGAGCTCGCGCACCAGCAGAGCCTCGTCTCCACCGTCAGCACCGGCAACACCAGCAGCGCCGCGTCCAGCACCAAGGCCAAGCTCAGCCGAGTCTGCAGCAACAGCTCCGCCTCCAACCTGATGGCCAAGAAGCGGGTGGTCCGCATGCTGCTGGTCATCGTCTGCCTGTTCTTCCTGTGCTGGATGCCCATCTTCGCCGTCAACGCCTGGCGGGCCTTCGACCGGCGCTCGGCCGACCGCCTCCTCTCGGGCACCCCCATCTCCTTCATCCACCTGCTGTCCTACACCTCCGCCTGCGTCAACCCCATCATCTACTGCTTCATGAACAAGCGTTTCCGCCAGGGGATTCTCTCCACATTCGCCTGCTGCAGGTGTCCGTCCCGGAGGGGGGCCGcgttggagaggggagggctgggcgggatggggagaggcgggaggtggtggggactgggggggaagggggggagcaggagcggGGCGGAGAACGGCCAAGTTCCGCCCGGTGCCGGCAGCACCCGCTTCACCTACAGCAGCGTCCGTGGATCCGCCCAAGcttag
- the cckar gene encoding cholecystokinin receptor type A isoform X2, translating into MRTVTNLFLLSLAASDLMLCLFCIPFTLIPNLMKDFVFGSGICKVVMYFMGVSVTVSTFNLVAISLERYSAICNPLTSRTWQTKSHAAKVISATWVVAFLLMLPYPISSKLVPFTRINNSTGNMCRLVWPSDVIQQSWYVSLLLLLFLIPGIVMMTAYGLISLELYRGIKVETTNRKPSRERQSSTSSVKPGDSDGCYLQPSKKKKAELAHQQSLVSTVSTGNTSSAASSTKAKLSRVCSNSSASNLMAKKRVVRMLLVIVCLFFLCWMPIFAVNAWRAFDRRSADRLLSGTPISFIHLLSYTSACVNPIIYCFMNKRFRQGILSTFACCRCPSRRGAALERGGLGGMGRGGRWWGLGGKGGSRSGAENGQVPPGAGSTRFTYSSVRGSAQA; encoded by the exons ATGCGAACCGTCACCAACCTATTCCTGCTGTCCCTGGCAGCCAGCGACCTGATGCTCTGCCTCTTCTGCATCCCCTTCACCCTGATCCCCAACCTCATGAAGGACTTTGTCTTCGGCAGTGGCATCTGTAAGGTGGTCATGTACTTCATGG GTGTCTCCGTGACCGTGTCTACATTTAACCTGGTGGCCATCTCCCTGGAGCGCTACAGCGCCATCTGTAACCCGCTGACCTCACGCACCTGGCAGACCAAGTCCCACGCCGCCAAGGTCATCTCGGCCACCTGGGTGGTGGCCTTCCTATTGATGCTGCCCTATCCCATCTCCAGCAAGCTGGTGCCCTTCACCCGCATCAACAACAGCACCGGCAACATGTGTCGACTGGTGTGGCCCAGTGATGTCATCCAACAGTCCTG GTACGTGTCACTGTTGCTGCTGCTCTTCCTGATCCCGGGCATCGTGATGATGACAGCGTATGGACTCATCTCCCTGGAGCTCTACAGGGGCATCAAGGTTGAGACAACCAACCGCAAACCGAGCCGGG AACGCCAGTCCAGTACGAGCAGCGTCAAACCAGGCGACAGCGATGGCTGCTACCTCCAGCCcagcaagaagaagaaggcgGAGCTCGCGCACCAGCAGAGCCTCGTCTCCACCGTCAGCACCGGCAACACCAGCAGCGCCGCGTCCAGCACCAAGGCCAAGCTCAGCCGAGTCTGCAGCAACAGCTCCGCCTCCAACCTGATGGCCAAGAAGCGGGTGGTCCGCATGCTGCTGGTCATCGTCTGCCTGTTCTTCCTGTGCTGGATGCCCATCTTCGCCGTCAACGCCTGGCGGGCCTTCGACCGGCGCTCGGCCGACCGCCTCCTCTCGGGCACCCCCATCTCCTTCATCCACCTGCTGTCCTACACCTCCGCCTGCGTCAACCCCATCATCTACTGCTTCATGAACAAGCGTTTCCGCCAGGGGATTCTCTCCACATTCGCCTGCTGCAGGTGTCCGTCCCGGAGGGGGGCCGcgttggagaggggagggctgggcgggatggggagaggcgggaggtggtggggactgggggggaagggggggagcaggagcggGGCGGAGAACGGCCAAGTTCCGCCCGGTGCCGGCAGCACCCGCTTCACCTACAGCAGCGTCCGTGGATCCGCCCAAGcttag
- the rbpjb gene encoding LOW QUALITY PROTEIN: recombination signal binding protein for immunoglobulin kappa J region b (The sequence of the model RefSeq protein was modified relative to this genomic sequence to represent the inferred CDS: inserted 1 base in 1 codon), with translation MRNYLKEXGDQTVLILHAKVAQKSYGNEKRFFCPPPCVYLMGSGWKKKKDQMERDGCSEQESQPCAFIGIGNSDQEMQQLNLEGKNYCTAKTLYISDSDKRKHFMLSVKMFYGNSADIGVFLSKRIKVISKPSKKKQSLKNADLCIASGTKVALFNRLRSQTVSTRYLHVEGGNFHASSQQWGAFYIHLLDDEESEGEEFTVRDGYIHYGQTVKLVCSVTGMALPRLIIRKVDKQTALLDADDPVSQLHKCAFYLKDTERMYLCLSQERIIQFQATPCPKEPNKEMINDGASWTIISTDKAEYTFYEGMGPVHSPVTPVPVVESLQLNGGGDVAMLELTGQNFTPNLRVWFGDVEAETMYRCAESMLCVVPDISAFREGWRWVRQPVQVPVTLVRNDGIIYSTTLTFTYTPEPGPRPHCNAAGAILRSGNASLLAASNSQANEANSGGYGGPNSGTNPGVTSSSTAAAVVS, from the exons ATGAGGAATTacctgaagg agggagaccagACGGTCCTCATCCTGCACGCGAAAGTCGCACAGAAATCCTACGGCAACGAGAAAAG gttctTCTGCCCCCCTCCGTGCGTGTACCTGATGGGCAGCGGCTGGAAGAAAAAGAAGGACCAGATGGAGCGAGACGGCTGCTCGGAGCAGGAGTCCCAGCCCTGCGCCTTCATCGGGATCGGCAACAGTGACCAGGAGATGCAGCAGCTCAACTTGGAGggaaag aactATTGCACGGCCAAAACCTTGTACATATCAGACTCCGACAAGAGAAAGCACTTCATGCTGTCCGTCAAGATGTTCTACGGCAACAGCGCGGACATCGGCGTCTTCCTCAGCAAGAGGATCAAAGTGATCTCCAAGCCCTCCAAGAAGAAGCAGTCGCTCAAGAACGCCGACT TGTGTATCGCGTCTGGGACCAAGGTGGCGCTGTTCAACCGGTTGCGCTCCCAAACAGTCAGCACACGCTACCTTCACGTGGAGGGGGGAAACTTCCACGCCAGCTCTCAGCAATGGGGCGCTTTCTACATTCACCTGT tggATGACGAGGAGTCAGAAGGAGAGGAGTTCACTGTGAGGGACGGCTACATCCACTACGGCCAGACTGTGAAGCTGGTGTGCTCAGTCACAGGCATGGCCCTGCCCAGACTG ATCATTCGCAAGGTGGACAAGCAGACCGCCCTGCTGGATGCAGACGACCCCGTGTCCCAGCTCCACAAGTGTGCCTTCTACCTAAAAGACACGGAGCGCATGTACCTGTGCCTCTCCCAAGAGAGGATCATCCAGTTTCAA gccacTCCATGCCCAAAGGAACCAAACAAGGAGATGATCAACGACGGGGCCTCCTGGACAATCATCAGCACGGACAAGGCTGAGTACACCTTCTACGAGGGCATGGGCCCTGTCCACTCGCCTGTCACCCCCGTGCCAGTGGTGGAGAGCTTACAG ctcaacgGTGGAGGAGACGTAGCCATGCTGGAGCTGACGGGACAGAACTTCACTCCAAATCTGCGGGTCTGGTTCGGagacgtggaggcagagaccATGTACAG GTGTGCTGAgagcatgctgtgtgtggtgcCCGACATCTCAGCCTTCCGCGAGGGTTGGCGCTGGGTGCGCCAGCCGGTCCAGGTGCCCGTCACGCTGGTGAGGAACGACGGCATCATCTACTCCACGACGTTGACCTTCACCTACACCCCGGAGCCCGGGCCGCGGCCGCACTGCAACGCGGCGGGCGCCATCCTCCGGTCGGGGAACGCCAGCCTGCTAGCGGCGAGTAACAGCCAGGCGAACGAGGCCAACTCAGGAGGCTACGGAGGCCCCAACAGCGGCACCAACCCAGGGGTCACATCCTCATCTACGGCGGCCGCCGTGGTCTCCTAA